ACCTTTGTCGTGGGTACCCTGGACGTTTCCTGGTCCGGAGCGGCGTGTCCGCTGGGAACGGCCCTGTCCTTCACCGTGGCGGCGTACTTGTGGGCGCGCCTCGGATTGAGAAGATCGCTGCGGACGGCACTGCTGCTGATGCTGGCCGGGACGCTGGCTGGACTGGCGGCGGACCATTTCTTCATCATGGTTCTGGCCCGTTTCCTTCAGGGGACGGGAGGCGGTCTGGCCCTGGTTTACGGCACGGGCCTGGTCAATGCCGCGCTGCCGCCGGAGCGCCGCAGCCCGGCGATGGGAGTGAAACTGTGTTCCATCGGGCTGGCTTCCTGTGCAAGCCCGGTGGCTGGATGCCTGCTGGTCCAGTACTGGCACTGGAAGGGGCTGTTTGTGATCGTGGGCGCGGCGGCCGCCCTGCTGGCGGTTTTGACGACCTTGTATGTCCCCAACACGAAGATTCCCAAAAACGGGAAATTTGACTGGTTCTCCTTCCTGACGCTGGCGGCGGGGTGCGTGTGCATCCTGATGGTGCTCATTTACGGAGAAACGGACGGCTGGACGGCTCCCGGAGTCCTGTGCTGGATGTACGGCGGATTCTGCTCCTTCGTGCTGGCCGCCATCTCCTGTATGACCCACCGGACGCCTCTGCTGGACGTCCGTGTGCTGGGAAACTGGCGGTTTCTGTTCGGGCTGCTGGCCTCCCTGTGCAACATCTTTTGCATTTGCTGGGTGCGCGTGGGAACGGTGCAGTTCATGCGCAACGTCATGAACTACGAGCCCGCGGGAATCGCATGGGTATTCCTGGTGCTGGTGGCGGGGTTCTGCGCCGGTGCGGCTATCGTCCTGCCGCTGATGCAGAAAGGCAGGCTGGCCCTGAGGGTTGGTATGATGGCGGGACTGCTGGGGCTGGGTTCCTCCGCCTTCTTTCTGTCCCGGCTGGACGCCGGCTGCTCCTGGCTGGACGTGGCGTGGCCCCTGGGCCTTTTCGGTGTCGGGTACGCCTTCTGCCTGAATGTCGCCACGCCGCTCGCGCTGCGGGGGGTGGAGGCTAAATCCGCCGCGGCCTCCTCCCGGACGCTGAACACGGTGCGTTACGTCTTCATTTCCATGTATGTCGGTAGCGTGAGCACCGTGCTGGCCCACATGAAGACGGGGTACCGCTTCGACATGGCGGAACAGGTCCGGGACGACTCTCCCGGCACGGTGCAGACGCTCGACATGTGGCAGCGGCATTTCTCGGAAACGGGTGGGACGGCGGCGGACATCCATGCCTCCGTGAACGCCATGCTGAACCATGCCGTAGCCTTGCAGAGCCAGGTATTTTCCGTGGATGCCTTTTACCTTTGCACCGTGATCGTGGGGGCCGCCGGAGTCCTCTTTGCGCTGCTTTGCCTGAAATCTGGAAAGGAACGAAACACAGCTTCATGAATACTCTGATCTCCCTTGTTTCCGTATCGGCGGCCGCGGTCCTTTTGCTGGCGGCATGCGGCGGCCCGGCTGCATTTGAAAGGCCCGCGATGGACATTCCGGACGGAACGGCTCGGTCTTCCCCCGTGGGAAAAAACTGGTGGTTCGTTTTCCATGACGGAGCCCTGAACCGGCTGGAGGAAAAAGCCGTGGAACACAACCGCGATCTTGTGCGCGCTTCTGCGCTGGTGGATCGTGCCGCGGCCATGGCGGACGAGGCGGGTGCCTCCCTGATGCCGCAGGCCGGATTTCAGGCGGAGGGGAAAAGGCAGGAGCTGTCCGAGGGTGAGCGCTACATGAACAATTTGCCGGACCGCGCTAGGGATCTGTGGGGCATGTCCGGGGTGCTCTCCTACGAAGTTGACCTGTGGGGAAGGCTGAGAGCCCTCACGGAAGAGGCCCGTGCGGACCTGCTGGCCTCCTCCGCGGCGCGGGATGCCGTTTATCTGAGACTCACCGCGGAAGTGGCCTCCGCCTACATCAGTGTTCGGACGTGGGAGGAAAAATGCCTCATCATCCGGCATGTCCACGCCTCCTACGAACAGACGTGCTCCATGTATGAAAAGCGGTTTGTTCAGGGACAGTATCCGGAACTTGCGTTGCGGCGCGTTCAGGCGGAGCGGGCCAAAACCCTGGCCCAGCTGAAGCTGGCGGAAAACGAGCTGTCCCGCGCGGAAAGCGCTCTGGCCGTGCTGGTGGGGGACAGCCCCCGGCAGATCATGGCGGGAAGACGCCTTACCGGGGGCCGGGAGGATCTGCTGGCGTCCCCTCCTTCCATTCCGGCAGGAATACCGGGGGATATGATCGAACGGCGTCCGGACATCTGTGAACTGGAAGCCCGGTTGAAGGCGGCCTTTTACGGAAAGGAGGCGGCGCGTGCGGACAGGCTCCCTTCCCTGGTGCTGACGGGCAGGCTGGGGCAGGTCAGCTCCCGGCTGGAAGACCTGCTGTCGCGCCCGTCCAGGAACTATGATATGGGCGCGGGCATCCTGCAAACCTTGTTTGACGGAGGCAGAAAGCGCGCCGCGGTGCGGGCCGCCTCCGCCGAATGCACGGCTGTGCAGGCCGCCTATGAACAGGCCGTGCTGAACGCCTTCCGGGAAATACGGGATGCCCTGGTGGAGCGCCGGAAAAGCGCGGAAGCCTACGAGGCTTCCCGGGACGAGGTAACCTGCCTGCGCCGGAGCTGGGACATTGCCTCCAAGCAATATGAAGCCGGGTACCTGGGGCTGATGGACGCCCTGGACACGCACCGGAACCTGCTGAGCGGGGAGCTGGACATGGCGGACGCCGCGCAGATGCGTTTGAATGCCATTGTCAAATTCTGCAAGGCTCTGGGCGGCGGATGGCAAAGGGGGCCGGATTCCGCATGAGGGAAAACTGCGGAAAGGCGCGTTATCGAACTATTTGCTTGCATTATCCTTGACAGGGACTATGCTGGCATCCGACGTTCGGGGACTGTGTTCCCGCTCGTTTTTTATCGGGCATGCCTTGAGAAATTTTCGGATTTTCACGGGCTGTCAGGCCGGTAAGACTGGCATGGAACGCTTGATCCGCATGGGATGTGCGTCCTGCCGCGCGAGTCCTTTTTCCATTCCGGGAAGCGAGGGCCGCGAATAAGTTCTTCCTGAGGCACTGCCCGTACCTAACGTCATTCAGGTTTTCCGCCCGGAGCCGGCCTGGATGAGCAGATGAGGCTGCGGGTGATTGAAAGACAATAATATAATGAGCATACATTCAGTTGAATGCAACGTTGGTACAAATCCCGTTACGATTGAAACCGGTAAAATGGCACGTCTTGCGGACGGCGCCGTGACAGTGCGTTGCGGAGACACCGTGGTTCTGGTCACGGCTGTCAGCGCCACCAAGGTGAAGGAAGGCCAGACCTTCTTCCCCCTGTCCGTGGAATACAAGGAAAAAGCCGCTGCGGCGGGCATGTTCCCCGGCGGCTACTTCAAGCGCGAAGGCCGTCCCACGGAAAAGGAAATCCTGACCTGTCGCATGACGGACCGTCCGCTGCGCCCCCTTTTCCCCAAAGGCTATCTTTACGATACCCAGGTGATCGCCATCCTGCTCTCCGCAGACGGTGAAAACGATTCCGACATTCTCAGCATCAACGGCGCTTCTGCCGCCCTCTGCGTGTCCGACATTCCTTTCCAGGGCCCCGTGGGCGCCGTGCGCGTCGGTAAAATCGATGGCCAGTTCGTCATCAACCCCACCAATACCCAGCGCAAGGAAAGCACCCTGGACTTGGTGTACGTGGGCAACAAGAAAGACGTGATCATGATTGAAGGCTCCGCGAATGAGCTGCCGGAAGAAGAATTCGTGCAGGCTCTCCGCTTTGCCCAGGAAAACGTTACCAAGCTTTGCGAAGCGCAGGAAGAACTGGCCCGCGTGGCCGGCAAGCCCAAGCGCTCCTATGAACTGATTGTCGCCAAGCCGGAACTGCTGGAAATCGGCTATGAAATCGCCGGAGACCGCATTGAAGACGCCATTTACGCCGACAGCAAGGTGGAACGCCAGAAGAAGGTGGGTGCCCTGCGCGACGAAGTGGAAGCCGCCATCAAGGAACGCCATCCGGAAGCCACGGACTTTGACGTGGAGCAGGTATTTGAATACATCCAGAAAAAGGCCTTCCGCATTTCCATCATGGAAAAGAACAAGCGTGCCGACGGCCGCGAACTCAAGCAGCTGCGTCCCCTGACGGCGGAAATCAACTGCCTGCCTTCCGTCGTTCACGGTTCCGCCCTCTTCGCCCGCGGCGAAACCATGGCCATGGCCCTTGCCACGCTGGCTCCGCTGGAAGAAAGACAGTACTTTGACTCCTACACCGGCGGTGAAGACACCAAGCGCTTCATTCTGCACTACAACTTCCCGCCCTTTTCCGTGGGCGATACGGGCCGTTTCGGCGGCCAGAACCGCCGTGAAATTGGCCATGGCGCCCTTGCGGAACGTTCCATCGCTCCCGTCATTCCGGCGGATGCGGACTTCCCCTATGCCATCCGCGTTTCCTCGGAAGTCATGGAATCCAACGGCTCCACCTCCATGGCCACCGTCTGCGCGGGCACCATGTCCCTGCTGGCCGCCGGGGTTCCGCTGATCCGTCCGGTAGCCGGCATCTCCGTAGGCCTGGTGACCGAATTCAACGGCGATCAGATGGAACGCTACGTGACCCTTCTGGACATCATCGGTTCCGAAGACTTCTACGGCGACATGGACTTCAAGCTTTGCGGCACGGATGCGGGCGTCACCGGCTACCAGCTGGACCTCAAGCTCCCCGGCATCCCGCTGGACATTTTGGAAGAAGCCATCTATGTGGCCAAGAAGGGCCGTTCCGACGTGCTGAACGTGATGCATGAAGCCATTGCCGCCCCGGCGGAAATGAGCCCGAACGCTCCCCGCATTGAATCCACCAAGATTCCCGCCGACCGCATTGGCGAACTGATTGGCCCCGGCGGCAAGAACATCAAGGCCATCCAGGCGGAATCCGGCGCTGACATCAACATTGAGGAAGACGGCACCGTGCACATCTACGCCTCCAAGCAGGAAGGCTTGGACCGCGCCATGGAACTGGTCACCCGCATGTTCAAGACCATTGAAATCGGTGAGCTGTACACCGGCAAGATCGTTTCCACGACCACCTTCGGGGCGTTCATGGAAGTGCTGCCCGGCAAGGACGGCCTCATTCACATCTCCGAACTGGCCGAAGGCCGCACGGTGAAGACGGAAGACGTCGTCAGTGTGGGGGACGTGGTGACCGCCAAATGCATCGGCATCGACGACAAGGGCCGCGTGAAAATGTCCATCCGTGCCGCTCTGCGCGACGCCAAGGCTGCCGAAGCCGAAGCCGCTGGCATCACGGAATAACGGTTCTCCATTGAGCCTGTAACATAGGGGCCGCCTCTTCCGGGGTACTTCAACCGGGGAAGGCGGCCTCTTTTTTGTCTGGGGGTTGCCGTTGTGGAAGCTGGTTCCCTTTGATTCCCGTCAGACTGGCGCGGATTGCAGCATTTTAATATCCGTGCGGGGCGGATTTCCGAACATGCGCTTGTATTCCCGGTTGAATTGGGTAGGGCTTTCATAGCCCACGCGGAAGGCGGCATTCCCCGCATCCATGTTTTCCAGAAGCATGAGGCGTCTGGCCTCATTCAGACGGATTCTCTTTTGAAATTGTAACGGGCTGATGGCCGTCAGGGCGCGGAAATGCTGATGAAAGCCGGAAGGGCTCATTCCTGCGTGTTTCGCCAGTTCGCTGATATGCAGGGGCTGGTCGAAATGCCGTTTCATCCAGTCAATGGCCCGTGCGATCTGGTTGCTGCGGCTCTCCGCCATGATGATCTGCCTCAACCGGGTTCCCTGGCCTTCGTCCATCAGCAGGCGATAGTAAATTTCCTGTTCCACCAGGCGCTGGAAAACGGGAATTTCCTCCGGAGTATCCAGCAATGCCAGCAGGCGTTCCACGGCGTTGAGCAGGGGCGGCGTCAGCTTGCTGACGCCTATTCCCCGGTCCGTCGGGCTGGAACTGGCCGGGGGGAGGCTGCTGTGGAGCATGAGCCGGGATATCTCCTTCAAATCGAGTTCCAGCGTCAACCCCAGGTAGGGCTTTTCCGGAGTGGCTTCCAGAATGTGGGAAACGATCGGGAGTTCTACGGAAGAAACCACGAACGTCTGCGCGTCATAGACATAGGCCTCATCCCCCAGCAGGATGCGCTTGACCCCTTGTGCGATCAGGCAAAGATGGGGGGCGAACATGTAGCTGCTCGGCTCCGTGGGCGACGACCAGCGGTGAAGCACCAGTCCGGGAATAGCCGTCTCTGTCCGGTGCTTCCCTTCCGTCCATTTGGCGATCATACCGGCAAGTCGTAACGGTTCATGTACGGCGGAGAAGGAAGGAGCTCCGGAACCTTTCTTCTTCATTTCATTCGTCAATTTCATGATGTACCCATTGTATTCAAGGAATGGCTGGGAGCAATCCCATTCATCTCCATTTTGCAGGATTGGGCAATAATGCAAAAGTATCGGGCTAACTGATTTCCGGATCTTCTGTTATATTGCCATTATCCGGTTGGAAGACCGGACAGGACCGTAAAGGGAAAAGGTGGAAGAGGCGAGGCACAGCCCGTTTTCCGTCATCCCCCGGCGGCCTGGGGCAAGGAAGCTGCGCTGAAACATGCCGGAAACCCCTCATGCGCCCATGAAAAAACCTCAATCAAGCAAACAGAAAGAAACAGGCAATGAACTCGAAATCCATCATCAACCGCAAGGTAAAAAAACTCACGGCAACGGCCTTGGGCGCGCTCGTCATGTCCGGCGGCATCGCCTGCGCGGCGGACAAGCCCGCGGACGCGCACAACTTCTACAAGAGCGGCAAGGTCGCCTCTCAGAAAGTTGAATTCAACAACCAGTATAAAATGAAGATGGCGGGAAACCTGTTCCTGCCCGGAGACATGGACAAGGATGCGAAATACCCAGCCATCGTCGTGGGGCATCCCATGGGCGCCGTCAAGGAACAAAGTGCGAACCTGTACGCCGTGAAAATGGCTGAACGGGGATTCGTGACGCTGGCCATTGATCTCCCCTTCTGGGGTGAAAGTGCGGGAGAACCCCGCAACGCCGTATCTCCGGACATGTATGCCGAAGCTTTCAGCGCGGCCGTGGACTTTCTGGGCACGCGCCCGTTTGTCGACCGCGGCTGCATCGGGGCCATCGGGATTTGCGGCAGCGGAAGCTTTGCCGTCAGCGCCGCCAAAATCGACCCGCGGCTGAAAGCCGTCGCCACCGTCAGCATGTATGACATGGGTGCGGCCAGCCGCAACGGACTCCGGAAATCGCAAACTCTTGAACAGAGGAAGAAGATTCTCGCGGAAGCGGCGGAACAGCGTTATGTGGAATTCTCCGGAGGGGCAGCCAAATACACCAGCGGCACGGTGCATGAACTCAACGAAAATTCCCACCCCATTGAAAGGGAATTCTATGAATTCTACCGCACTCCGAGAGGCGAATTCACCCCCAGAGGCCAGTCGCCGGAACTGACCACGCATCCCACACTGACCAGCAACGTAAAATTCATGAACTTCCATCCCTTTGCGGACATTGAAACCATCTCCCCCCGCGCCCTGCTGTTCATCGCGGGCGAGGAGGCACATTCACGGGAATTCAGCGAAGACGCGTACCGGAGGGCGGCCGAACCCAAGGAACTGTACTGGGTGCCCAAGGCCGGACATGTGGACCTCTATGACCGGGTAAACCTGATTCCGTTTGACAAGCTGACGGACTTCTTCACTAAAAACCTGAAATAATCCTCCCGCGTTAAAAGAACGGGCCGGGAGCATTGGTCACGGACCTTCCCGCGGCGATGCTCCCGGCGGTTCACGAACAAAACAGGGACAAACAGGAAAACCTGCATGGCTTTCTCCTGATAAGTCCTCCGCGGAAATCGACACCGGAACATGACGACAATGACGGAAAGCACGACAAAAAAAGAACCGGGACGCCTGGCCGTTATTCTTGCGTATTTTCTGATCTACGTCGTTTGGGGGTCCACTTACTATTTCATTGGCGTGGCCCTCAGGGGATTTCCACCCTTCCTACTGGGAGGCCTGCGTTTCAGTGCGGCGGGAATACTGCTGCTGACCTTTAGCCGCATCCGGAGGGAGGGCATCTTCCGGGGCGGCCTGATCCGGAAATCCGCCGTCAGTGGAATTATCCTGCTTTTCATTGACATGGCGGTCATCATGCTCGCCCAGCAATACTTGAGCAGCAGCCTGGTGGCCATCCTTGCATCGTCAACCGTCATCTGGATCATGGCTCTGGACATCCCCATGTGGAAAACAAATTTCAGGCTTCCTGCCGTTTCCATAGGCATTGTCACGGGATTCCTGGGGGTGGGGCTTCTGTTTCTGGAACAGCTCTTCCACGGCGGGAAAAACGTCCATCACGAATATGGCGTGGTTCTCCTGGTCGTAGGCTGCATCTCCTGGGCTCTCGGAACACTGTATGCAAAATACAAATCGTCTTCCGAAGAGGAAGTGAACGATTTTGCCGGTGCGGCGTGGCAAATGCTTTTTGCCGGCGGCATGTTCTGGGTCTGTTCGTTCCTGGGCCGTGAAACGGATGCCGTCAGTTGGGAAGCGATTCCGTCCGCCGCGTGGCTTTCCCTGGTCTATTTGATCCTATTCGGTTCCATCCTTGCTTACACCAGCTACATCTGGCTCCTCAAGGTGCGCCCGGCAACGGAAGTAGGCACCCATGCCTACGCAAACCCGCTTGTGGCGGTGGTTCTGGGTACGATGCTGGGCGGTGAGGCGATAAGCTGGATTCAAATAATGGGTCTCTGCATCATCCTTTTCAGCATCTCCCTGATCAGAAAACCTTCCGGCAGCCACATCCGGAAAGGAATTCCATGACTACCCCTTCCCCTAATCTTTTCCTACCTTATTGTATTAACAACGTTTAATAGATGTTTTCTGTCGGAGCTTCCTTGAGCCAACACCAATCAGCCTGCCGCCGGAAACAATCCTTCATACCGCTGCGGAAAAACGATCCGTTCTTATTACAGTTATTCTAACTTTAACCCTGAATACAAACAGCAAAAATTACAAACCCTGAAGAACAGGCGCATCACAAGCGTCCTTTCAAAAAATCTCCTGCTCCGGCAGACATTTACAATACTTTCAACAACACACATCATCATGAAAAAAGAATACATCAGCAACGCATCGTACGGAGGCGAACGCCCCCTCTTTGCCATCCGCAACCTGAGACTCCGCAACGTAACGATCCTCCCCGGAGAATCGGCCTTGAAGGAATGCTTCGGAATTGAAGCCGTTCAATGTGAATTCACGGGGAAATACCCCTTCTGGCACAAT
This genomic stretch from Akkermansia biwaensis harbors:
- a CDS encoding MFS transporter → MGGNADEKEMSGARRWLLLGMACACTMLPFLNMGCITAATPDLSGTFVVGTLDVSWSGAACPLGTALSFTVAAYLWARLGLRRSLRTALLLMLAGTLAGLAADHFFIMVLARFLQGTGGGLALVYGTGLVNAALPPERRSPAMGVKLCSIGLASCASPVAGCLLVQYWHWKGLFVIVGAAAALLAVLTTLYVPNTKIPKNGKFDWFSFLTLAAGCVCILMVLIYGETDGWTAPGVLCWMYGGFCSFVLAAISCMTHRTPLLDVRVLGNWRFLFGLLASLCNIFCICWVRVGTVQFMRNVMNYEPAGIAWVFLVLVAGFCAGAAIVLPLMQKGRLALRVGMMAGLLGLGSSAFFLSRLDAGCSWLDVAWPLGLFGVGYAFCLNVATPLALRGVEAKSAAASSRTLNTVRYVFISMYVGSVSTVLAHMKTGYRFDMAEQVRDDSPGTVQTLDMWQRHFSETGGTAADIHASVNAMLNHAVALQSQVFSVDAFYLCTVIVGAAGVLFALLCLKSGKERNTAS
- a CDS encoding efflux transporter outer membrane subunit, whose protein sequence is MNTLISLVSVSAAAVLLLAACGGPAAFERPAMDIPDGTARSSPVGKNWWFVFHDGALNRLEEKAVEHNRDLVRASALVDRAAAMADEAGASLMPQAGFQAEGKRQELSEGERYMNNLPDRARDLWGMSGVLSYEVDLWGRLRALTEEARADLLASSAARDAVYLRLTAEVASAYISVRTWEEKCLIIRHVHASYEQTCSMYEKRFVQGQYPELALRRVQAERAKTLAQLKLAENELSRAESALAVLVGDSPRQIMAGRRLTGGREDLLASPPSIPAGIPGDMIERRPDICELEARLKAAFYGKEAARADRLPSLVLTGRLGQVSSRLEDLLSRPSRNYDMGAGILQTLFDGGRKRAAVRAASAECTAVQAAYEQAVLNAFREIRDALVERRKSAEAYEASRDEVTCLRRSWDIASKQYEAGYLGLMDALDTHRNLLSGELDMADAAQMRLNAIVKFCKALGGGWQRGPDSA
- a CDS encoding polyribonucleotide nucleotidyltransferase, giving the protein MSIHSVECNVGTNPVTIETGKMARLADGAVTVRCGDTVVLVTAVSATKVKEGQTFFPLSVEYKEKAAAAGMFPGGYFKREGRPTEKEILTCRMTDRPLRPLFPKGYLYDTQVIAILLSADGENDSDILSINGASAALCVSDIPFQGPVGAVRVGKIDGQFVINPTNTQRKESTLDLVYVGNKKDVIMIEGSANELPEEEFVQALRFAQENVTKLCEAQEELARVAGKPKRSYELIVAKPELLEIGYEIAGDRIEDAIYADSKVERQKKVGALRDEVEAAIKERHPEATDFDVEQVFEYIQKKAFRISIMEKNKRADGRELKQLRPLTAEINCLPSVVHGSALFARGETMAMALATLAPLEERQYFDSYTGGEDTKRFILHYNFPPFSVGDTGRFGGQNRREIGHGALAERSIAPVIPADADFPYAIRVSSEVMESNGSTSMATVCAGTMSLLAAGVPLIRPVAGISVGLVTEFNGDQMERYVTLLDIIGSEDFYGDMDFKLCGTDAGVTGYQLDLKLPGIPLDILEEAIYVAKKGRSDVLNVMHEAIAAPAEMSPNAPRIESTKIPADRIGELIGPGGKNIKAIQAESGADINIEEDGTVHIYASKQEGLDRAMELVTRMFKTIEIGELYTGKIVSTTTFGAFMEVLPGKDGLIHISELAEGRTVKTEDVVSVGDVVTAKCIGIDDKGRVKMSIRAALRDAKAAEAEAAGITE
- a CDS encoding AraC family transcriptional regulator gives rise to the protein MKLTNEMKKKGSGAPSFSAVHEPLRLAGMIAKWTEGKHRTETAIPGLVLHRWSSPTEPSSYMFAPHLCLIAQGVKRILLGDEAYVYDAQTFVVSSVELPIVSHILEATPEKPYLGLTLELDLKEISRLMLHSSLPPASSSPTDRGIGVSKLTPPLLNAVERLLALLDTPEEIPVFQRLVEQEIYYRLLMDEGQGTRLRQIIMAESRSNQIARAIDWMKRHFDQPLHISELAKHAGMSPSGFHQHFRALTAISPLQFQKRIRLNEARRLMLLENMDAGNAAFRVGYESPTQFNREYKRMFGNPPRTDIKMLQSAPV
- a CDS encoding alpha/beta hydrolase, with the translated sequence MSGGIACAADKPADAHNFYKSGKVASQKVEFNNQYKMKMAGNLFLPGDMDKDAKYPAIVVGHPMGAVKEQSANLYAVKMAERGFVTLAIDLPFWGESAGEPRNAVSPDMYAEAFSAAVDFLGTRPFVDRGCIGAIGICGSGSFAVSAAKIDPRLKAVATVSMYDMGAASRNGLRKSQTLEQRKKILAEAAEQRYVEFSGGAAKYTSGTVHELNENSHPIEREFYEFYRTPRGEFTPRGQSPELTTHPTLTSNVKFMNFHPFADIETISPRALLFIAGEEAHSREFSEDAYRRAAEPKELYWVPKAGHVDLYDRVNLIPFDKLTDFFTKNLK
- a CDS encoding EamA family transporter, with the protein product MTTMTESTTKKEPGRLAVILAYFLIYVVWGSTYYFIGVALRGFPPFLLGGLRFSAAGILLLTFSRIRREGIFRGGLIRKSAVSGIILLFIDMAVIMLAQQYLSSSLVAILASSTVIWIMALDIPMWKTNFRLPAVSIGIVTGFLGVGLLFLEQLFHGGKNVHHEYGVVLLVVGCISWALGTLYAKYKSSSEEEVNDFAGAAWQMLFAGGMFWVCSFLGRETDAVSWEAIPSAAWLSLVYLILFGSILAYTSYIWLLKVRPATEVGTHAYANPLVAVVLGTMLGGEAISWIQIMGLCIILFSISLIRKPSGSHIRKGIP